One Fundulus heteroclitus isolate FHET01 chromosome 1, MU-UCD_Fhet_4.1, whole genome shotgun sequence genomic window carries:
- the hoxc13a gene encoding homeobox protein Hox-C13a produces MTTSLVLHPRWADTLMYVYEKSPNESSQNKSQTMEGLSGNCPATHCRDLMSHPALGRHSGSIATHQGSVYSDISSPDSGRQCPAPQTSSSASLSYGYPFGNPYYGCRLSHSHNVNLQQKPCSYHPAEKYAEPSTALPTEELSTRAKEFAFYPSFASSYQAVPGYLDVSVVPGISAHPEPRHDALIPMEGYQHWALSNGWDGQVYCSKEQTQSTHLWKSPFPDVVPLQPEVSSYRRGRKKRVPYTKIQLKELEKEYAASKFITKDKRRRISAATNLSERQVTIWFQNRRVKEKKFVSKSKNNHIHTT; encoded by the exons ATGACGACTTCGCTGGTTCTGCATCCACGCTGGGCGGACACCTTGATGTACGTTTATGAAAAAAGCCCGAATGAAAGCAGCCAGAATAAAAGCCAAACAATGGAGGGACTGAGCGGTAATTGCCCTGCGACCCACTGCAGGGACCTGATGTCGCACCCCGCGCTGGGACGACATTCTGGCTCCATAGCGACCCATCAGGGCTCCGTCTACTCGGATATTTCCTCTCCAGACAGCGGTCGGCAGTGCCCCGCTCCCCAAACGTCTTCGAGCGCTTCTCTGAGCTACGGCTACCCTTTTGGAAACCCATATTACGGCTGTAGATTATCCCACTCGCACAACGTGAACTTGCAGCAGAAGCCCTGCTCGTACCACCCGGCGGAGAAATACGCGGAACCCAGCACGGCTCTCCCCACGGAAGAACTGTCCACCAGGGCGAAAGAGTTTGCTTTCTACCCGAGCTTCGCCAGCTCGTACCAGGCCGTCCCCGGATATCTGGACGTGTCGGTAGTGCCTGGGATCAGCGCCCACCCCGAGCCGCGACATGACGCCCTGATCCCCATGGAGGGCTACCAGCACTGGGCTCTCTCCAACGGCTGGGATGGACAGGTGTACTGCTCTAAAGAGCAAACGCAGTCAACTCATCTCTGGAAATCACCTTTCCCAG ACGTCGTGCCCCTGCAGCCAGAAGTCAGCAGTTACCGTCGCGGGCGCAAAAAGCGCGTTCCTTACACCAAGATTcagctgaaggagctggagaaggagTACGCGGCCAGCAAGTTCATCACCAAAGACAAGCGAAGGCGCATCTCGGCCGCCACCAACCTCTCGGAGCGCCAGGTCACTATCTGGTTCCAGAACCGGCGGGTCAAGGAGAAGAAATTCGTCAGCAAATCCAAGAACAATCACATCCACACCACTTGA
- the hoxc12a gene encoding homeobox protein Hox-C12a, whose protein sequence is MGEHNLLNPGFVGPLVNIHTGDTFYFPNFRASGGQLAGLPSLSYPRRDNVCSLPWNPSEPCNGYSQSYFSSPVSINPSFNRSCEITRPEEGKCYYNNGNRETCSGGNGGSGSLKREDRARDASSLTSDHGMHAGIAGGVAFSKYEYGTEQLTQDPPSCQSMESDSSSSLLNEGGKPPSSNTQTLVSPGSHSGSIAAGGGAPWYPMHTRTRKKRKPYSKLQLAELEGEFMLNEFITRQRRRELSDRLNLSDQQVKIWFQNRRMKKKRLMLREQALAYF, encoded by the exons ATGGGCGAGCATAATCTCCTTAATCCAGGGTTTGTGGGACCTCTGGTAAACATCCACACGGGAGACACCTTTTACTTTCCGAATTTTAGAGCCTCAGGGGGACAGCTGGCGGGGCTACCGTCTCTCTCCTACCCGAGAAGGGACAATGTTTGCTCCCTCCCGTGGAACCCTTCGGAGCCGTGCAATGGATACTCTCAATCCTACTTTAGCAGCCCCGTGTCTATTAACCCATCCTTCAATCGGTCGTGTGAGATCACCAGACCGGAGGAGGGCAAATGTTACTACAACAACGGGAACAGGGAGACCTGCTCAGGTGGCAACGGCGGCAGCGGCAGCCTCAAACGGGAGGACAGAGCGAGGGACGCATCCTCCCTAACGTCTGACCACGGGATGCACGCCGGGATTGCGGGCGGCGTCGCCTTCTCCAAATACGAGTACGGGACGGAGCAGCTCACGCAGGATCCGCCGTCCTGTCAGTCGATGGAGTCCGACTCCAGCTCTTCTCTGCTGAATGAGGGCGGCAAGCCTCCATCAAGCAACACACAGACCCTGGTGTCACCGGGAAGCCATTCAGGCAGCATAGCCGCAGGCGGAG GTGCGCCGTGGTACCCGATGCACACTCGCACCAGAAAGAAGCGCAAACCGTATTCCAAACTCCAGCTCGCGGAGCTCGAAGGAGAATTCATGCTGAACGAGTTCATCACCCGGCAGCGGCGGAGGGAGCTCTCCGACCGGCTGAACCTCAGCGACCAACAAGTGAAGATTTGGTTCCAGAACCGCaggatgaagaagaagagaCTCATGTTGAGGGAGCAAGCTTTGGCCTACTTTTAG